CCAACAGGAATTTATCCTTCCATCCCTCTGACTGGACCATCACCAGGTTCCCCAccaccctttcttccttctgaacTGTCATGTCCCCAACCCAGTGGTCCTTATCCAGCCCCTGTCGTAAGAGGCCCTGGTCCCATAGGGCCGTATGCTACACCAAATATGCACCTTCCAGAGCTACCTAGGCAATATGGTGCACCCACAGATCCAGCTGCAGCTGCTACTTCAGGTACACGGGGATCCATGTCTTCTGGACCTTGGGCACCAGGAATTGGGGGGCAGCATCCTAATGTGCCATATCGGTCCCCGGGGCCACATCCCACTGTTCCTCCTCCAGTGTCAGGAGCACCACCTGTTCCATGGGGCACTGTGCCACCAGGACCCTGGGGACCACCAGCACCATATCCTGACCCTGAAGGATCATATTCCATGCCAGGACCTCATCCTACTCTGAATAATCCTTACCAAGTAACATCAGGACCTTCTGGTACCCCACCAATACCTGGTGACCCCCGTGAAGTGAATGAAGTCCCAGGGGGGTCCCGTCCTGATACATCCAACCAGGAGAGCACCCcagagaccactggacaaatgaagCAACTGAAGGTAGATGACAAACCCATCAAGAGGAGACGGTCCAAAAAGAAGAGTAAGCCGGTAACTTGGGGAGACATCAAGACATTAACTCATGAAGCTGAGACCTTGGGGAAACAGCAAGGACACAATACTGCTGACCCCAAAATGATGCTGTTATGTTTAATGACTATACTACATGTTAATTCTCAGCGTGGGAATGCAGAATCCAAATGAATTGTCAGCAGGAATAAATGGCACACTGTAATAAACAGTATGATGttgttttgtcaaaaaaaaaaaaggaaaaaacaaaaataaaaaaccccatcACCATCAGTCAACTGTTTTGTTCTGGGCTTTGTCCAACTTTGCGGGCTTGGTTGTTAGTGGGTACCTTCAAGAAACAGCTAGGTCCTCAAGTGTCATCAATATACCAGTCAGCGACAAGTTTTAGCCTTCTCTAGATGCAGAAGACACAGAGCAGTCACAGCTGAAGGCTTCCCAGTAGCCCTAGTTCTCCATTAGGGTCTGCCCCCATCCCTCTAGGTCAGTGATCAGGACCGCAACACTTCCAGCATTTGTGGTGAAGACCAGGCCTAAACCACTGAGCATTGTGACACACTGTGAATGAAGCTTTCCCTGAAGCTTGGCTCTTGCCTTTTGTGGATGTGGGGGTCAGCCTCTCTAACCCCTCACCCTGGACCTTCCAGTTAAACATTCCTCTACCTTCACCAGGTTTCCTTGGGGTGGCAAGGTTGCCTTAGAC
The DNA window shown above is from Cricetulus griseus strain 17A/GY chromosome 3, alternate assembly CriGri-PICRH-1.0, whole genome shotgun sequence and carries:
- the LOC100774053 gene encoding MAPK-interacting and spindle-stabilizing protein-like, giving the protein MRHASGSDPAWKMSDEFLLAYVLPEQSPARTFAVSNPKAGQAPQGWPGSNPRSNLSAPPAVLSGLSPSTAPSTLPFGPAPTGIYPSIPLTGPSPGSPPPFLPSELSCPQPSGPYPAPVVRGPGPIGPYATPNMHLPELPRQYGAPTDPAAAATSGTRGSMSSGPWAPGIGGQHPNVPYRSPGPHPTVPPPVSGAPPVPWGTVPPGPWGPPAPYPDPEGSYSMPGPHPTLNNPYQVTSGPSGTPPIPGDPREVNEVPGGSRPDTSNQESTPETTGQMKQLKVDDKPIKRRRSKKKSKPVTWGDIKTLTHEAETLGKQQGHNTADPKMMLLCLMTILHVNSQRGNAESK